The Panicum virgatum strain AP13 chromosome 6K, P.virgatum_v5, whole genome shotgun sequence nucleotide sequence GTTTTTGAACTCGAGTGATTTTTCTAATGTGAATTTTCGGGCTGTTACAACCTGCAATATAGGTGACGGGCTTCATGAGTCACTTCACCTTTGCTCTGTCAAAGATGACCGGCTAGTTTTAGCCGAGGGCCCTAGGAGAATAAAAAAACGCggccggggagggggggggggggtgaacggaccccaccgtttttcattaagaggaagcaacaCGGCTTCTCCCAGCCGCggaaaaacccccgaaccctggcccatgcccgAGGGGGCCAAACCTTGCGGCGAGCatagcgaggggatttttttacccacGGGCGGAAATTCATCCCACCTGGGATTCGAACTCGCGATCTCGTGGGGGTGACCATACCTCAACTCCTCTAGCCAACTAGACTAGAGGAGCTTTGGTCCTAGGAGAATAAAAGGTGACACACCTCATCTATATTGTTGATGAGCGATGACATTGTTGAATTATGTCACCACATTGACAAAGACGCGTCACCTTTGTACGTGTCACTATGAGATGGTTAGTGAACCTTATAGTTTTATATATCTTTTAATACTTTAAGAAATTTTCACTTCGTACTACATGTTGGATTGTTCAAATGTTGAAATCCCATTGTTCAGGTAATACAATTTAATTGTTTGTGGACAATTCTAAACAAATATTTAGGTTGTATTTCctatatatttattttgttaattttggactatatttattttatttgtaacATATATATAGTGACATTGCAACAACCCCCaccggagagggagagagagagagagagaccataTTACAACAACCCCCACCGATCGATAGTGACATTGCAATTGGTGTTAGTTTGCTTTCTGCACTTAATTTTCTGATTTGGAGAGGCACCCAACGATGCTTGGTTTCttgtaaaaattttaaaatttgcgCAAAATCTAAAGCTAGCTAGGATAAGAAGTCATCATCCCCACGCGAGTCACGAGATAGGAATGCATCCGACTGCGACACTGGAGTTCATCTCATCCCCCTGTCTGGCAGTAGTATATATCCATAGATATATGCACATGAATGGTGATCCATCTACTGATTATGCATGACAGCTCAAATGTGGTTGCAGCAATGGTGTCTCTCGCACGGCGCCACGGCGAGCCTagccatcttcctcctcctcttccctctCCTCGTGCTGCTCGTCACGGCGCGCCTGCTGCGGCCGAGcaagcagctggagacgctgagCCGGATCCCTTCGCCGCCACAGCTCCCGATCatcggccacctccacctcgtcgGCGCCCTCCCGCCCGTCTCCCTCCGTGACCTCGCCGCcaagcacgccggcggcggcctcatgctcctccgcctcggcacCGTCCCCAACCTCGTCGTGTCGTCCCCGCGCGCGGCGCAAGCGATCTTGCGCACGCACGACCACATCTTCGCCTCGCGCACGACGACTGCCATCACCGACACTCTCATGTACAGCTCGTCTGACATCGCCTTGGCCCCCTACGGCGAGCACTGGCGCCAGGCCAGGAAGCTCGTCACTGCACACCTCCTCACCGTCAAGAAGGTGCACTCCTACCGCCATGCCCGCCAAGAAGAGGTATGGGTATGGCCATATATTCCAGATTGCTCAATCTAATTCCACATACACATGTCGTTTCGTAAGGTACATATATTCTCTGTTCACATCCAAGGTGTAGCTACACCAAACTAATTGCTAGATAAAATTTCAATAATAACTATTGTGCACGATTATTGATCGACATGATTCAGTAATACATTAATTCGGTTCAGTAATTTCTAATTAGTTCGGCAAGTAAATTGACTGTTGATGTAGAATAACATGGTCTATATATAAGTCCATTTATCCATATCTGTGGCGCATGTATAtaaatgcatatatatgtagGTGCGCCTGGTGATGGCCAAGATACGGGAGGCGGGAGCCGCGACCACAGCCGTGGACATCGGCGAGATGATGAACACATTCGCCAACGACATCATCAGCCGCGCCGTGTCGGGCAAGCTCTTCAGGGTGGAAGGGAGGAACAAGCTCTTCCGGGAGCTCGTTGATAACAACTCCGTTCTGCTGGGAGGATTCGACCTTGAAAACTACTTCCCCAGCCTAGCGAATTCGCTAGGATTCCTCACCAGATGGTTCCTGCGCAACAGGGTCCATGAGACACACAAAAGGTGGGACGAGCTGCTTGAGAAGATAATACGCGACCATGAGAGAAGAAAATCTATGCAAGGTCATGATCAAGAGAGTGACTTCACCGATGTGTTGCTCTCCGTTCAGCAAGAGTATGGTATCACCAGAGATCATATGAAGGCCATCTTGATAGTGAGTGATCAATTAGCCCCCAATATATATAACTTAGCCTATTACCTTCGGTCCTGGAGGTTGCCATCACCAGAGCTAgctcataattaatttattatataCATCCTAATGAATAACAAACATATATAATACACACACAGGACATGTTTGGCGCGGGCACAGACACATCATCTTCGGTCCTGGAGGTCGCCATGGCCGAGCTCATGCGCAAGCCTTGGGTAATGACCAAGCTACAAAGTGAAGTCAGGAGGCACACACCAGAGGGTCAAGAAACGGTCGAGGAAGAGAACCTAGCTAGCATGGCCTATCTGAGAGCCGTCGTGAAGGAGACACTAAGGCTGCACCCACCTGTTCCGCTCCTCGTCCCTCACCTCTCCATGGCGGACTGTGTAGTCGACGGCTACACAATCCCCTCCGGCACTAGAGTCATCGTTAACACATGGGCTATCAGCAGGGATCCAGAGTTATGGGAGGAGCCAGAGGAGTTCATGCCGGAGAGGTTCATGGACGGCGGGAGCGCTGCGGCCATCGACTTTAAAGGCAACGACTTTGAGTTTGTGCCATTTGGGGCTGGAAGGAGGATCTGTCCTGGCCTCAACTTTGGTTTGGCTACTGTTGAGATCATGCTGGCAAACCTCGTGTATTGTTTTGACTGGCAGCTGCCAGACGGCATAGAGGCCAAGGATATTGATTTGACAGAGGTGTTTGGATTGTCAGTCCGTCCAAAGGAGAAGCTCATGCTATTTCCAAAACCACGTGGTCATCACTCCATGCAAATTACTGAGGCTGGTCACTGAGTTGTCTATCACACCCCATCGATCGATTACACATGCATATATATCCTGTATAGCagctatatatattatatatacaaTAATGCTGCCTTAACTAGCTATTATTGTAGGTACAATCACAATTAATGCATACATCCTATTCACCTTATACATCTGGTCAGGTTGTATAGCTCAATAGTGCATATATGCATGGTATAAACAATAATTCGATCTGGATTATATTAACAGAGATATGTTGTGAGTAATTCTTGTGATTCCGAGTTGGCTGTCTAATTGTCCAGGCATGCAACATGCACATGCTATATATCCAACACAACAAATCCCGACCGATATGACTCTGTTTATATCCTTTCATCCTTAAATGAGTGCTAGGGAAAAATATATTCTATCTTCTAGATGAACATGGAGATTTGTGCTTGACAACACCAGTATATATAGTGCTACATGGTAGGGTTTTGTTTGGGTTCACCAAAGCCTACTGCTTAGGCAAAGAGGATTTTTACGAGGAACCAAGGATACCAGCAAGTGCTAGTGGACAAGCGATGACTGAATATGCGAAGATAATTGAGCCAGTGGCGGAACCTGAGGTCGTGAGCTATATGGAACGAATTAAGGAGGGGGCAATTAGTGCTAACTTACTAATTTACTAATGTACAACGGCACTAATATATCAAATTTTAAAGAAACTAGTAGAGCTCATGTGCGGCATGCACATATTTTAAAATCAAGTAATTTCTAGCAGAAGCCCACGTGCTTGCGCATGTATTTTAAAAATTTGGAAAATAATAACTTTACATTTATAGCAATGATTGACATGTGACAATTATATAAAAAACCTAGGAAACAAGATATTTACCAACAATTTAGCATAACTAGTAGGGTGCACGTGCCGCAGACACATGTTTTAAAGAAAAATTATCTAAAAATAATTGAATTATATTAAACACCTACTAAaaatttaatatatatatattagtttcCAGATTTTTATGATACTGGCCCAACAAACCAGCCCACACGTATAATTTAGTCAAATTTGTtctagaacaaaaaaaaaattgttccaaAACAATGTTTTAATTGTTCCAGCAATACAAAAATATTGTTCGGGAATAAAAATATTGTTTCAGAACAAAAAATATTATTGAATTTTGTGCGATGGTTTGACTGACAGTCACACGAGCAGACTCTTAATATTTGCGGCACCCGCCGTCATCACAGGCGCCAGCCGGTGAAAATGGCGACATCCAAGACCGCTTGTAGAGGTGGTAATGGGCTATGACCCTAATAGCCTCTTCACATCCCAACATGATTCTTaaaatttttagctcaaaattttaTAGAATTAAAACCCATTTTTTTTAGACCTAGCCCTTAGATTCTAGACCAAATTCCAAGGCCCTTACCGGTGCTTCCGACCATGACTGGACTCCGATGGCAAGAACAAGGATGGCATGTACAAGTCGAGGTAGAACGTGCAAATGTTAATGTCGTGCATTGCTACCGACTTGCACATGCACTGCTAAGTTAGACAAACtaaaatatgatttatttgatttCACATCGCTCTACAAACAATAATatgattttattttctttcaaaGACCCACAATTTTCTTCAAACCGATGCCTAATCAGGATCTCTATGAACATTAGGCAATTAAAAAAACAGCATATTGGCTTGTCACCATGTTCATTGACTTTTATGCCAAGTAACAACTTAGACTACTTAATGCTACGATCTGGAAATAATCAGATCATCATGAATATTCCTTGTATGTATAGAACTTGTCCATTAACAAGCGACACGACGCCCGTCGTTTATAAACACTGAATCTGCAAGCAAAATAGAATCTCCAAATTCTCTAGACTTATAATCAGAGCCCGTTGAAGGTCGAGGGACAAAATCTCCATGTCGAGGCTCTTGGTGCTGAGTACAATGCTAGACAGGCCATTTGTTCCAAGACGATATTGTCTGCTCCAACCCAATACCTGAGCCGCGAGCCCCTCATGGTCAGTGTCCTCAATTAGGTGATTTTGTGTCAACACTGCAAATCAAAGAAAACCAAGGCGGTCTACGACTAAGAAAGCTAATGTAAAATTGATTTCCTAGGATGGACCTTCACGTTAAGCTGTTCTCTACAGATCAACATCGGAGTGACTTGCAATGTCAGGAATCAATACAAATAGCTAAAAAACTCCCATTAATGTCACATACAActaatgaaatattttttcaagTAATTCATTTCTAACATATCAAGCATATGCATCAGAGGAGAAAAAAATGGTGCACAATTTTGAAACAAAGTTCACTTCTatgcaaagtaaaaaaaaaaaagcagaacAGATTACCTCGGCTATTGAGGCATTATCAAGAAGCGGCAATAGGTTGGGGTGACTGAATAATGACGACACACCAATCTCCTTCTTCACCAGATCCAACTGCTCGTTATTGTGTAGCGCACCTTCTTCATGGCATTCTCTCCATCCTCTGAGATTGACAAACCAAGCAAGACAGATTTAGTTGTGTTTGATACTGTAAGGTGTGGAATTGAAGAACCTCCCCTAATCTGATCACGAAATCTCATAATCACAGTGGGAGAAGCACAAAGATAGATAAGTGAAGTCAAGAATGGAGTATTTGCAAACTAAAATTAAACAACAAACGAACATACAACTATTAATTTTGGGGCAATTTCATGAGCTAATCCAGCACAATAAGTAGGGCAGGGGCGGACCTGAGATATGGGCACTGTGATGCCTGGCCAGTGCAGCGTCGGAGGGCGCGGCCGTGGCGAGGTCATAGCAGGGCACGAGCAGTGACGCCATGGTGTCCCTGAGTGTTGCGTCGTTGAACACGCGCCGGAGCGTCCGCTCGCCACGGAGCAGCTTCGCCCACCACCCGCGCCGGCCGGCTCAGCACTTCCTCCCGATGCTCGCGGCCACGAACGTGAGCGCCTCATGGGCCGAATACCGCGGACGCCCATGGGGCCTCTGAGGAACAACATCACAGCCAgtcacgcccccccccccggggggggggggggggggggggacaagtCGAAGAAGACGGCGACGGGTCCAAGCTTGCTCCCGCCCGGGCTCGAGCCTCGTGAGCGCAGCGGCAGCCAGGAGAGCGTAGACATATCAAAATAACTAAGGGCAATATATGTTTCCATAGTCAAGAATAAAATCAAATATTTGagattcaagaaaaaaatgtagACATATCTAGATTATGTGGCTCTTTCTTGGCCCAATTTTATTATTAAATCATATCAgagatatatatatttaaataggtggcatcaagaaaaaaaaatctgatccTACCCCCATTTTCCATTGAACCCCTGGATACTTTTTTCCCATGCTAACACTACGGGTATCatttcaaacaaacaaaaagggtATATATACATTGGCAACCAGAAACAATCTCAAAAGCTGTCCTATAAAACATCTGATCCAACCCCCATTGCCCATTGAACCCCTGTTGCTGTGGAATGCTTACTAAAAGACAATAGTATTGGTTCAGCCCTTTTCTGGAGAAGAAAGTGTTGTCACCATATGAAATTGGATTTTTCAAgcacaaacaaaacaaaggtCCATGATTTAAAAATCAGAGTTGCAGATGTCTGGGTATGAAAAGTGAATTCCATATTCACCCAGCAATAACATTGCTCTttacaataaaaaaataaaaagaattgAAATTACAGAATGTGCTAGCAATGTTACTTTCATAGATGCTACAACAACAAGTGAGTTTTTCGAGTGGGAACCACTAAACTTTCATAAGATGAGATTACAAGCctaaacaaaataaacaaaacaagcTCATAATACTGCTATATAACTTTACTGGACCAAATAATTCAGAGACAATAAACAACATCAATCAAAAGAATAATATATGTTTCCATAAAGAATAAAATGATCTATATGTATTCAAATAAAAAGAGACACTGCACAATATAGTTAGTACTTTGCACATTGCCTAAATAAGCAGAGCTAGTGATCAGCATGTTAAAAATAATACAAGTAGATAGCTGCAGGCTCTAGTACAGCAAGTTTTAAATCCGGAGGATGCTTGTTTGGCCAATGTATGACAACTTGGCATAAAACAAGACATAACAATTGTATGACAGCAATGTAACCCATGTCCAAGCAGCAACCaaaaatccattaccacccaaATTGCCAAGAACATAACTGCAAGactgaaagagcatctaggacCTAGTGGATTttggtgtattgattgacaacacgattaaaggactgacttgtttgcatgagattatgagcaggTATTTAATTTGTGAATTGATATAAATTGAGATAGCTCATGTATTGCAAGCAATTGTGTATGTCCCATTGGCAATCATTGTATGTGATAAGCtagaatgagaaagaaaaatagaagagcaaggtattcatgttTGATATGAAATCTCTAAAGTATTAAAACTTGCGAATTTATGTGGGACTCAAAATGGCAAGCAAAGTTGtaaaagaaaattgagagcaGGGGATATCTATCAAGGCTTGTTTGACTTATGATATGATTCATATGACAAGTAAAGGTTATGAGAATGAGATATGATATGTTGTTGCATACATAGTCTCGAATTGGGAAGGCTTGTCATATGAGATGAATATTGTTGTCAAGGGAAGCATGCAAGAGAAAaatgaatgagacatgagttgatgtgtatatgttatctcaaattggaaagctttCATATGAAATTAAATGGTGAATTTATattgataaagaagatttcatgcatgacacaaatcaatgtgAAGTTCAAAATGGATGGCTAGGATGAAGGTagagaggaccgagaggcgtgtttcaagaggctatgCAAGCATCGGCTTGGGGGAGCAAGGAAACTGATACGGGTCAAAtaccggagatcctagagtcatggagagctctatgttgaagagtgtcattatttagAAAATGGAAGTGACTTGCGAATCAAAGATGGATTTCATTCTTATATGAagaaagattcaaagtcactagctcaagcagGCATGCTCACTAAAATTAAGGATGTTGACAATCTCAAGATATTGATTGAAGAAGTTCGGCTTGATCAAGACATAAAAGCTCAAGTGTTGTGTATGTTATTTTATGTGAACTTGAGTACAagatgccgtactatcaaggggggatgcaacatcagtggtCTGATATTACCAAAAGTGTTCATAGCTATCCCATGTGAGAAAAACCAGAGAGAATCACTTGGGAGCGGAATACTTAGTGTAGTTTATTtgaaccgaccggtctgactggttggaTGGACCAGTCTGACTGGTCTAACGCTGACAGAGCAATGGCTACTTTTTGAGAGAgggatatttataccccacacccttacccattcgtgggtgctgatgccATTACATTCCAGAGCCATCTTTGAGTCGTGAGAGCACT carries:
- the LOC120711107 gene encoding indole-2-monooxygenase-like codes for the protein MTAQMWLQQWCLSHGATASLAIFLLLFPLLVLLVTARLLRPSKQLETLSRIPSPPQLPIIGHLHLVGALPPVSLRDLAAKHAGGGLMLLRLGTVPNLVVSSPRAAQAILRTHDHIFASRTTTAITDTLMYSSSDIALAPYGEHWRQARKLVTAHLLTVKKVHSYRHARQEEVRLVMAKIREAGAATTAVDIGEMMNTFANDIISRAVSGKLFRVEGRNKLFRELVDNNSVLLGGFDLENYFPSLANSLGFLTRWFLRNRVHETHKRWDELLEKIIRDHERRKSMQGHDQESDFTDVLLSVQQEYGITRDHMKAILIDMFGAGTDTSSSVLEVAMAELMRKPWVMTKLQSEVRRHTPEGQETVEEENLASMAYLRAVVKETLRLHPPVPLLVPHLSMADCVVDGYTIPSGTRVIVNTWAISRDPELWEEPEEFMPERFMDGGSAAAIDFKGNDFEFVPFGAGRRICPGLNFGLATVEIMLANLVYCFDWQLPDGIEAKDIDLTEVFGLSVRPKEKLMLFPKPRGHHSMQITEAGH